TACCGATCGAAAGCTACCAATCGAATGCACTTCGGGATGGAAACTTTAAGCACTTTCTTCGATCTCTTGGTTTACTGAGCGTGAGCAAAGAGGTAAATTGcgttgtttgtaaacaaccCCCATCACTTTGAATGTAGTATTCTGTTGTGAAGGTTAATTGGGGCGCTCCGTTCTAGTTAACCATTTTTCGTTTGGAACCACTCATTATGGACATCCCGGAGACTGCGCCAGTTACCGTTAAAGTCTACTTGTCTCGTGAAGAAATTCTGGGCAAAAAGTTGTACAGCTGCTTGATCGAGAACTGCGCCGCGGTGTTTCACAATCCGTCTCACTTGCAGATGCACACTGTACGGCGTCACAAAACTGCTGCCAAGCTGGAACCGACGACAAAAGACTCCGTGAACGTGAACAAACATTTCTACTATCCTTGGCAGAACTGTCTCTACTTTCAGACGCCTCTGGGGCCGCCGAATGATGCACGgcactttctttcgtttcgaagtCTAAAGCGAAGGTTCACGAAGCGCGAACGTTTGTCTGTACGGACTGCGGTAAATCATTCGCCACGCTTTACTTTTTGAAGCATCATCAACAATCGTGCGGCAAATCTTTCATCTGCGCACACTGCCCGTCAGACTTTGGCTCGAGAGAAGCGTTGCTGACACACGCCAAGCGAAAACGGCACGGCTATGAGGAGTTGCTAGCTACGAAGCTACCGCGAGGAGCTAACGTGAATTCTCAGATCCACAGTGACGTTACCATGCCACCAAAAGCCAACGAGAATTAGGCCGTTAGCACCGCCACACAGACCAACGTGGATGTTACGATGTTCCAGGACCAAGCAACACAAACGGTGGAATCGTTCAAACGGCCAGCAAACCTTGTATGAAAAATCCGTGATGATAGATGCACCGGTAGACACGGCAGACCTTTACCGTGTGTT
This genomic window from Anopheles cruzii unplaced genomic scaffold, idAnoCruzAS_RS32_06 scaffold03741_ctg1, whole genome shotgun sequence contains:
- the LOC128277078 gene encoding LOW QUALITY PROTEIN: uncharacterized protein LOC128277078 (The sequence of the model RefSeq protein was modified relative to this genomic sequence to represent the inferred CDS: inserted 1 base in 1 codon), whose translation is MATMGNSMKQSIEWVIECLSDALKDYQQPDEDEIKDGVPMIPIESYQSNALRDGNFKHFLRSLGLLSVSKELTIFRLEPLIMDIPETAPVTVKVYLSREEILGKKLYSCLIENCAAVFHNPSHLQMHTVRRHKTAAKLEPTTKDSVNVNKHFYYPWQNCLYFQTPLGPPNDARHFLSFRSLKXKVHEARTFVCTDCGKSFATLYFLKHHQQSCGKSFICAHCPSDFGSREALLTHAKRKRHGYEELLATKLPRGANVNSQIHSDVTMPPKANEN